The genomic stretch GGACTGCTTGCGCAGGATGTCCGGCAGCCACGGGTGCGCGACGACGTCGTAACGGCCGCCCTTGCGCGTGTGGTCCAGGAGGGCCATCGCGTCGGGGATCGCCCGCTTCACGAGCGCAGCCGTCGCCGCCTCCAGGTCGCCGCCGTGTTCTGCCAGGACGCCATCGACAGCGGAGCGGATCGGGTCGGGCACCTCGGCAGCCGCCTGCACCCGCCGACCGACCGGAGCCACCTTCACCCCGCGGCCGCCACCCCGGCCGGGCCGGGCCGACGCAGCCGGACGCGGCGACGGCACCGCGCGCGCCGGCACCTGAGGCTCGGGAGCGGCCGCCGGTGCCGGCCGGGCGAGGCCTGCGCCTACCGCAGGCACGGCGGGGGCTGGTGCGGCGGCCGTGCAGTCGGCGGGGTCCAGGTGCTGGGGGAAGCCCTCCACCTGGTGGCGGGCGGGCTGTCCGCACAGCACGCACGGCTGCGGTGCGGGCAACTCGTCGACGTCGGCCTGGCCCTCGCTGACAGCCGCGTCGGCGGAGGTGTCACCGGCCGTCGACGGATCCGCGGGCTTGGCGGCGTTCAGCTTCAGCACGGCGCCCTCGAGGAAGTACGCGTACTTCTTCCGCACCTCACCGCCCGGCTCCCGGCCCGTCTCCCAGCCGCCGACTGTCGACGCGCTGACCTTGAGCGCGGCAGCGACCTGGGCACGCGAGAGGTGGAGTTCCTCGCGCAGCCGGCGCCGTTCCTCGGCGGGTGGCAGCGGGATCTGCTCGATGGTCGCGGTGGCGAGGAGGGCGTCGATCGCAGCGTTGTCGTCCATCGTCAGTCCTTCCCGGCCGGTCATGTCTGGGCCATGTTGACGAAGCGGCTGTAGTGCATCTGTGCGGCTGCGGAGACCGTTGCGCGGGGGCCGAAGCGGTTCTTTTCGATCACGAGGTCGACCTCACCGGCGCGCGGGGATTCGGGTTCGTTCGTGTCGGGGCGCTCGATTTTGATCACGACGCTTGCGTCGTTCTTGATGGCCCTCGACTCGCGCATCATGCCGTCCTCGTTCAGCTGCGGGAGGGCGATGACGTGGCAGTCGAGCTGCACGGACAGGTTTTTGAGGCCGCGTGAGACGGCGGCAACGGCCTGTTCCCGGGTGATGCTGCGGGCCGTCTCGATCTCCACGAGCTGGAGGTAGTCCACGACCAGGAGGTCCAGGCCGTCGGCGCGGACGCAGGCGCGGGCCGCGGATTCGATGTCGTGCAGGGCTGCGCTGTCGGGCCGGTACACCCGTAGCGGCAGCGTCCGAAACAGCTCCCGTCCGAGGCGTTCGACTGTTTTCCAGTCGTCGGCGGTGAGGCCGCCCTGCTGGGTGAGGTGGTGCATGGGCAGCCTGCCCTCGGCTGCGGCGATCTTCTGCATCAGCTCGGTGCTGCTCATCTCCAGCGAGGAGAACATCACCTGCGCGCCGGCCTTGGCGGCAGTGACCGCCGCGTTCAGGGCCAGCGTGGACTTCCCCACGCCGGAAGCAGCCGCGATGATCGTGACGTTGCCGGGGCGCATGCCGCAGGTAACGGCGTCCAGGTCGCTGATCCCGTAGGGCAGGCCGATCTTCCGACCGTCCTGGATCTCTTCCAGCTCGGCCACGAAGTCCAGGTACAGGTCATCCACGACCGGCGGGGCGGCGTGCAGGCCCGGCATACCGGCCACGATCGCGGTGAACTCCTGCTCGACGAGGCTGCGGACGTCGTCCTCGTCGCCTTCCTCGCTGTAGGCGTACTGGAGAACCTTCTGAGCCGACTCGATCGCCGCGCGCCGGTAGGCCTTGGCGCGGACGATCTCCGCGTAGTGCGCGCCGTTCGCGACCGTGGGCACGGCCTCGACACAGGCGTGCAGGTACGCGGCTCCGCCGGCCTTGGCCAGCTCGCCGCGCTCGGTGAGCCGCGCGGCAACGGTGACCGGGTCCACCACCTCGGTTTCCTGGTGAAGGTCGCAGATGGCCCGGTGGATCGTGGTGTGGGCGGGCCGGTAGTACTCCCCGGCGGTGATGCCGGTCTCCAGGGTCTCCGCGAAATACCGTGCGGCGGCCCCGGTGCTGGACATCAGGGTGCCCAGGACGGCCTGCTCGGCCTCGAGGTTGTGCGGCGGCGTGCGCAGAACCTCACGGCTCCGGTTGGCACCGCCCTGCTCGCTCATATCGGGCGGTGCGGAGCGGCTCTGTGCGGGAAGGTCCCGGGTGCTGGACACTGGGGGTCTCCTGTTCGGATGCGTCGGGCAGGGGATACGGGTCGGACCGCTGCAGCGGTCCGACCCGCCGTGTTTCAGGCCGTGATGCAGGGAATGCAGCGATTCCCCGCCCGGTAGGTCGGGTGCTTGGGGCACATGCCGTCCGTTGTCGCGCCCGGCGGTCGCGCGGCTTCCGCCTCAGCCGCAACGACGGCGTAGCGGGGCAGATTCGGGATGCGGTCACCCGCCAGCAGCCGGTACGGGTTGCTGACCTTGTGCGGATTCTTCGTCAGCTGCCGGATCAGCAAGCCGCGATCAACCACACCGATCTCCGGCCAGCCCTGAGCAGCCATCACCGTCAGCAGCTTCGGCGCCAGCTTGCCCGCGTTCAACCTGCCCTGCGTCCACGGCGCAGGAAGCAGCTCCAACACGTCCGCCGCAACCCGAAGGTCGTCCTCGGAGCAGACAGCTCCCTCCCCCTCCTCCCGTGGTGACGGCAACCCCGTGGGACCCGCGGGGTTCGTGAGGGGGTAGGGGGAGGAGGTAGTTACCTCCTCCGGGGGGTGTGGGGGGGAGCCGATTCCGCTTCCCGGAACGCCGGATGCGTTCTGACCTGCAGGAACGCGACGCTTGACGCTTCCCGGAACGCCGGATCCGGGAACAACGGATCCGGCGTTCCGGGAAGCGTTGCGACCTGCGGTTTTACCAGCTTCCGGGAACAACGGATCCGGCGTTCCGGGAAGCGTTGCGACCTGCGGTTTTACGGTCTCGTGATTTTCGCTGGCAGAGGCCGGCGACCAATCCGGATTCCAGGCAGGGTTGTCGAAGAACTCGTAGACGACCGGGCCCATGCGTCCGGGAAGTTTCGGATGCGGAAGCTGGACGCGCCGCAGGTACCCGGACGCGATCAGCCGGGCGAATGCGTCGTAGACGGCATCTCTGCCGACCAGGCGCTTGGCGTCCTTGGCCGATCGGATGCCGCGATCCTGGAGCTGCTTCCACACGCTGCGCGGGTCGGAGTCCAGTCCGGATGCCAGGTTGAACATCACCTGGAGCAGAACGACGTAGTCGAGGGCGTGCACCAGGTCGTGTCCGACGCCCAGGTGTCGCGGAACCGATACGCCGCTCGCGGGAGCTTTCGCTGCCACGATCCGCCCGGTCT from Streptomyces sp. NBC_01571 encodes the following:
- a CDS encoding helix-turn-helix transcriptional regulator, encoding MDDNAAIDALLATATIEQIPLPPAEERRRLREELHLSRAQVAAALKVSASTVGGWETGREPGGEVRKKYAYFLEGAVLKLNAAKPADPSTAGDTSADAAVSEGQADVDELPAPQPCVLCGQPARHQVEGFPQHLDPADCTAAAPAPAVPAVGAGLARPAPAAAPEPQVPARAVPSPRPAASARPGRGGGRGVKVAPVGRRVQAAAEVPDPIRSAVDGVLAEHGGDLEAATAALVKRAIPDAMALLDHTRKGGRYDVVAHPWLPDILRKQSSRGADQVWEARPKWTRAELPAGQHEVTALDINGAYLSALKTHLPLGQLEHSTGNHHDRKRSGLHLITPPVWEHDAVLPNPVGQRDEPGPLWVTEPTLRLLLRVSGPKYGLWDPPEIHESWTSGATEGLLEKFRIALKDARDRAIAEDDPVTLEYVKAMYSKFVSTLGESNYNRELYRTDWMHLIRSQAFANLWTKAFKAYDEGLMVVRAMGTDELHVIGDWRAVFPEGRGVTEVKVKDTYTVGSDPQQPENAPDGPS
- a CDS encoding DnaB-like helicase C-terminal domain-containing protein, translated to MSSTRDLPAQSRSAPPDMSEQGGANRSREVLRTPPHNLEAEQAVLGTLMSSTGAAARYFAETLETGITAGEYYRPAHTTIHRAICDLHQETEVVDPVTVAARLTERGELAKAGGAAYLHACVEAVPTVANGAHYAEIVRAKAYRRAAIESAQKVLQYAYSEEGDEDDVRSLVEQEFTAIVAGMPGLHAAPPVVDDLYLDFVAELEEIQDGRKIGLPYGISDLDAVTCGMRPGNVTIIAAASGVGKSTLALNAAVTAAKAGAQVMFSSLEMSSTELMQKIAAAEGRLPMHHLTQQGGLTADDWKTVERLGRELFRTLPLRVYRPDSAALHDIESAARACVRADGLDLLVVDYLQLVEIETARSITREQAVAAVSRGLKNLSVQLDCHVIALPQLNEDGMMRESRAIKNDASVVIKIERPDTNEPESPRAGEVDLVIEKNRFGPRATVSAAAQMHYSRFVNMAQT